In a single window of the Caproicibacterium sp. BJN0003 genome:
- a CDS encoding amino acid ABC transporter ATP-binding protein encodes MPVLKAKNLKKSFGDLCVLRDISFEVEKGEVVAVIGPSGGGKSTLLRSLIDLEKIDGGSIWIDEDPLVENGVYRKPSEIMTATEKTGMVFQHFNLFPHLTVRKNLELAPKLVKKQDPKITADDCALYLNKVGLSEKADSYPRELSGGQKQRVAIARALMMHPDILLFDEPTSALDPELTVEVLDTMKQLARDSMTMIVVTHEMSFAREVANKVIFMDQGVILEEGTPEQIFSNPTQPRTKEFLNSILKGQ; translated from the coding sequence ATGCCTGTTTTAAAAGCAAAAAATCTAAAAAAATCTTTTGGCGATCTTTGCGTTCTCCGGGATATTTCTTTTGAAGTAGAAAAAGGAGAAGTTGTTGCCGTAATCGGACCATCCGGCGGCGGAAAATCCACGCTGCTGCGCTCACTGATCGACCTCGAAAAAATAGACGGCGGCTCTATCTGGATTGATGAAGATCCTTTAGTAGAAAATGGAGTTTACCGAAAACCTTCTGAAATTATGACGGCAACGGAAAAAACTGGAATGGTTTTTCAGCACTTTAATCTTTTCCCTCATTTGACCGTTCGAAAGAATCTGGAGTTGGCCCCAAAACTTGTGAAAAAGCAGGATCCTAAAATCACGGCCGATGATTGTGCGCTATACCTAAACAAAGTCGGACTTTCGGAAAAAGCGGACAGCTATCCGCGCGAGCTTTCCGGCGGACAGAAACAGCGGGTCGCGATTGCCCGTGCACTGATGATGCACCCCGATATTCTGCTGTTTGACGAACCAACTTCGGCTTTGGACCCGGAATTGACCGTCGAGGTACTCGATACCATGAAGCAGCTTGCCCGTGACAGTATGACCATGATCGTGGTCACTCACGAGATGAGCTTTGCAAGAGAAGTCGCAAATAAAGTGATCTTTATGGATCAAGGTGTGATTTTGGAAGAGGGAACCCCTGAACAGATTTTTTCCAACCCAACACAGCCCCGCACAAAAGAATTTTTAAACAGTATTCTCAAAGGACAATAA
- a CDS encoding amino acid ABC transporter permease, protein MDFSVMFQQLCKGSLVTMQLFIIVLPLSLILGILVMLGVRCSIKPVRWLFEFYIYILRGTPLLLQMLILFYGLYYIPGIGPHLVITSRSFACTLAFTLNYAAYFAEIFRGGLLAVDPGQYEASKVLGLSKSQMYLHVVFPQMFRVALPSTANETITLVKDTSLIFALGIEELLQNATNIVNSQATFVPYVFAAIFYLVLTTIPSVIFKKLEKKFNF, encoded by the coding sequence ATGGACTTTTCCGTCATGTTCCAACAACTGTGCAAGGGATCTTTGGTAACCATGCAGCTTTTTATCATTGTACTCCCTTTGTCGTTAATTCTTGGCATCTTGGTAATGCTCGGTGTTCGCTGTTCGATCAAGCCCGTTCGTTGGCTTTTTGAATTTTATATCTATATTCTTCGCGGAACACCTTTACTTCTACAGATGCTGATCTTATTTTACGGGCTTTATTACATACCGGGAATCGGCCCTCATTTAGTCATTACGAGCCGTTCATTTGCCTGTACATTGGCGTTTACCTTAAACTATGCCGCTTATTTTGCCGAAATTTTCCGCGGCGGGCTTTTAGCGGTCGACCCCGGACAGTACGAAGCTTCCAAAGTGCTTGGCCTTTCCAAAAGTCAAATGTATCTGCACGTTGTTTTTCCGCAGATGTTCCGGGTTGCACTGCCTTCTACCGCAAATGAAACGATCACACTTGTAAAAGACACTTCGCTGATTTTTGCACTCGGAATTGAAGAGCTGCTGCAGAATGCCACCAACATTGTCAACTCTCAGGCAACCTTCGTCCCCTATGTTTTTGCCGCTATCTTCTATTTGGTTTTGACCACTATCCCATCTGTTATTTTCAAAAAATTAGAAAAGAAATTCAATTTTTAA
- a CDS encoding amino acid ABC transporter substrate-binding protein: protein MKKILSLVLAAATVMALSACGSSSNSSASTAASSAAASTASKDTLVLGCDVNFAPMGFKDGDNVVGFDIDLAKAVIEDKMGKKLVIQPIDWSSKEAELDTGKVDLLWNGLTITDERKEKMCFSKPYMENKQVIVVKKGSDIKSKADLNGKNVVMQKESTAVDAWKDAGITANVTELKDNVLCLNEISTGRADAAIMDSVVANYYLAKQADQYPFVILDDSLANELYGVAVKKGNEALMEEIQKALDETISDGTAAKIATNWFGSDTMYKG, encoded by the coding sequence ATGAAAAAGATACTTTCTTTGGTACTCGCGGCCGCTACTGTAATGGCGTTGTCCGCTTGCGGTAGTAGTTCCAATAGTTCCGCATCAACAGCTGCTTCTTCTGCCGCTGCTTCTACAGCAAGCAAAGACACCTTAGTTTTAGGCTGCGATGTCAATTTTGCCCCGATGGGATTTAAAGATGGAGATAATGTCGTCGGTTTTGATATTGATCTTGCAAAGGCGGTCATTGAAGATAAGATGGGCAAAAAGCTTGTGATTCAGCCCATCGACTGGAGCTCTAAAGAAGCAGAACTCGATACCGGAAAAGTGGACCTGCTTTGGAACGGTCTGACCATCACCGATGAACGCAAAGAAAAAATGTGTTTCTCAAAGCCCTATATGGAAAACAAACAGGTGATTGTCGTCAAGAAAGGTTCCGATATTAAAAGCAAAGCGGATCTCAATGGCAAAAATGTTGTCATGCAGAAAGAATCCACAGCAGTTGATGCTTGGAAAGACGCCGGCATTACCGCAAATGTGACGGAGCTGAAAGACAACGTTCTGTGCCTCAATGAAATTTCTACCGGACGTGCAGACGCCGCCATTATGGATTCGGTTGTTGCCAATTATTATCTTGCCAAGCAAGCCGATCAGTATCCTTTCGTCATTCTTGATGATTCTCTTGCAAATGAGCTTTATGGAGTTGCTGTAAAGAAAGGCAACGAAGCTCTCATGGAAGAAATTCAGAAAGCACTTGACGAGACAATCAGCGATGGAACCGCTGCAAAGATTGCAACCAACTGGTTCGGCTCTGATACAATGTACAAAGGCTAA
- a CDS encoding phosphopentomutase: protein MRAIWIVLDSFGAGSLPDAADYGDEGANTLLHIAQNAKNFSLPNLEKMGLGKFFPTPHLRNDLPAEGAFGRAEEQSAGKDTTAGHWEMAGVITKQKFPTFPNGFPSDFIEAFEKACGRGILGNKADSGTAIIEELGTEQLKTGKLIVYTSADSVLQIAAHEKVIPLSELYSICKIAREMMQGPLGVGRIIARPFIGEPGHFVRTSNRRDFSLEPMGITVPDLVKKSGLPSIAVGKISDIFAGRGFTESVHTVDNADGIEKTLQMMGRYEEGLIYTNLVDYDMKYGHRRDVQGYADALMAFDHRLPEIRAKMNDHDLLIITADHGCDPTWKGTDHTREYIPILAVGTSVPANTNLGIRETYADIGATVTKFLGCGSLLAGTSFLK, encoded by the coding sequence ATGAGGGCAATCTGGATCGTTTTAGATAGTTTTGGAGCGGGTTCTTTACCGGACGCTGCAGATTATGGAGATGAAGGCGCTAATACACTTTTGCACATTGCACAGAATGCAAAAAACTTTTCTTTGCCGAATCTTGAAAAAATGGGATTGGGAAAGTTTTTTCCGACCCCTCACCTGAGAAATGATCTGCCGGCAGAGGGTGCTTTTGGCAGAGCAGAAGAGCAGTCCGCCGGCAAAGATACCACAGCGGGGCATTGGGAAATGGCCGGTGTGATTACAAAACAAAAATTCCCGACTTTTCCAAACGGTTTTCCAAGCGATTTTATCGAAGCGTTTGAGAAAGCCTGCGGACGCGGCATCTTAGGAAATAAGGCGGATTCTGGTACGGCTATTATTGAAGAGCTGGGAACTGAGCAGTTAAAAACCGGAAAACTGATCGTCTATACTTCTGCGGATAGCGTCCTGCAAATTGCGGCACACGAAAAAGTGATTCCGCTTTCGGAATTATATTCTATCTGTAAAATTGCGCGTGAGATGATGCAGGGACCGCTCGGCGTCGGCAGAATCATTGCACGCCCATTTATCGGGGAGCCGGGACATTTTGTGAGAACTTCTAATCGTCGTGATTTTTCTTTGGAGCCAATGGGGATAACGGTGCCAGATCTTGTGAAGAAGTCTGGACTGCCCAGCATTGCTGTTGGAAAAATTTCCGATATTTTTGCGGGTCGTGGTTTTACCGAAAGTGTTCATACGGTTGATAATGCAGATGGAATCGAAAAAACGCTGCAGATGATGGGACGCTATGAGGAAGGGTTGATTTACACCAATCTTGTGGACTACGATATGAAATACGGCCATCGCCGCGATGTGCAGGGATATGCAGATGCGCTGATGGCATTTGATCATCGTTTGCCGGAAATTCGTGCGAAAATGAATGATCATGACCTTCTGATCATCACTGCAGATCACGGCTGTGATCCAACGTGGAAGGGAACCGACCACACGAGAGAATATATCCCGATTTTGGCAGTGGGTACATCTGTACCTGCAAATACGAATCTTGGTATTCGGGAGACTTATGCCGATATCGGTGCGACTGTCACGAAATTCTTGGGCTGCGGATCACTGCTGGCAGGAACTTCGTTTCTTAAATAA
- a CDS encoding MATE family efflux transporter, with the protein MGVQAGTQEEKFDLMTKTPVDRLICKLAVPTICSMLVTSVYNMADTYFVGQIGTSATGAVGVAFSMMAIIQALGFFFGQGSGSYISRRLGAKDLDDASRMVTTGVFSAAICGAIVGTLGLIFLKSLAWALGSTETILPYACEYLKYILIGTPWMVASLTLNNQLRFQGRALYSMIGIMTGGILNVGLDPLCIFVFHMGIGGAGFATMMSQAVSCALLVAGTFQKGNLRIHFRNFTPNAKYLKGIFQGGFPSLCRQSLASIATICLNFAAGAYGDAAIAAMSIVMRISNFTGSAVIGFGQGFQPVCGFNYGARKFDRVLKGFWFCVRIGTIIMLCLSVLAFIFSPQIVMLFRRDDPQVIEIGALALKAQCMAMPLLAWISLGNMMQQVIGQSVRATIMALARQGLFFLPLLAILVPHFGLFGIQICQPASDFCTALLAIPVCGKTIKELKLGTIIEPSKKAEKAG; encoded by the coding sequence ATGGGGGTACAGGCAGGAACACAGGAAGAAAAGTTTGATCTAATGACAAAGACACCAGTAGACCGCTTAATCTGCAAATTAGCGGTACCGACAATTTGCAGTATGCTGGTTACAAGTGTCTATAATATGGCTGATACCTATTTTGTTGGACAAATTGGGACCAGTGCAACGGGAGCGGTTGGAGTTGCATTCTCAATGATGGCGATCATTCAGGCACTGGGATTCTTCTTTGGACAGGGTTCAGGCAGTTATATTTCCAGGCGGCTGGGGGCAAAAGATCTCGATGATGCATCTAGAATGGTGACAACCGGCGTCTTTTCCGCAGCGATCTGCGGAGCAATTGTCGGGACGTTAGGACTCATTTTTTTGAAATCACTTGCATGGGCGCTTGGTTCTACCGAAACCATTCTTCCATATGCCTGCGAGTATTTGAAGTATATTTTGATTGGTACACCGTGGATGGTAGCTTCTCTTACCTTAAATAACCAGCTGCGCTTTCAAGGACGTGCACTTTATTCCATGATCGGGATCATGACCGGTGGAATTCTAAATGTCGGGCTTGATCCGCTTTGTATTTTTGTATTTCATATGGGAATCGGAGGAGCGGGTTTTGCAACGATGATGAGTCAGGCGGTCAGCTGCGCACTTTTGGTAGCAGGAACTTTCCAAAAGGGAAATCTGCGGATTCATTTCCGTAATTTTACCCCCAACGCCAAGTATCTAAAGGGTATTTTTCAGGGCGGGTTCCCGTCCCTTTGCCGTCAAAGCCTTGCAAGTATTGCAACGATCTGCCTTAATTTTGCGGCGGGGGCCTATGGAGATGCTGCAATCGCTGCTATGTCCATTGTCATGCGTATTTCAAACTTTACCGGCTCAGCTGTTATCGGTTTCGGCCAGGGATTTCAGCCGGTTTGTGGATTCAATTATGGCGCGAGAAAATTTGACAGAGTTTTAAAAGGATTTTGGTTCTGCGTGCGAATTGGAACGATTATAATGCTCTGTCTCAGTGTTTTGGCTTTCATATTTTCACCACAGATTGTTATGCTGTTTCGAAGAGATGATCCGCAGGTTATTGAAATCGGAGCGCTGGCCCTTAAGGCGCAATGCATGGCTATGCCGCTTTTGGCGTGGATTTCTCTTGGCAATATGATGCAGCAGGTTATTGGTCAATCTGTCCGTGCAACCATTATGGCACTTGCCCGTCAGGGATTATTCTTTCTTCCGCTTCTGGCAATTCTGGTGCCGCATTTTGGCCTTTTTGGAATCCAGATTTGTCAGCCGGCTTCTGATTTTTGTACAGCATTGCTGGCAATTCCGGTTTGTGGGAAGACGATCAAAGAATTAAAATTGGGTACGATTATCGAGCCATCAAAAAAAGCGGAAAAAGCAGGCTGA
- a CDS encoding class II aldolase/adducin family protein codes for MYPYRKALIEAGKTLLHSGLTVETWGNLSLRDPETELIYLTPSAMDYETCTEEDIVVLFPDGRISCGTRKPSVEKDLHLAIYRTRPEINAVIHTHPIYSTIFSCIGEQIPLFLDEAAQALSAPVKVCPYSLPGSKELAKACANALSHGENACLLKSHGAVCIGRTQKEAFKAAKVLEMTSEIYWRIRAIGKMPDPLDPNDIAAMRHFALYNYGQQN; via the coding sequence ATGTATCCTTATCGAAAAGCATTGATTGAGGCCGGAAAAACACTTCTTCATTCCGGACTAACAGTGGAAACATGGGGAAATTTGAGTCTCCGTGATCCGGAAACTGAACTCATTTATTTAACTCCAAGCGCGATGGACTACGAAACCTGCACGGAAGAAGATATTGTTGTGCTTTTTCCGGATGGCAGAATTTCTTGCGGCACTAGAAAGCCTTCTGTCGAAAAAGATTTGCATCTCGCAATTTATCGCACCCGACCAGAAATCAATGCGGTTATTCATACACACCCGATCTATTCGACCATTTTTTCCTGTATTGGAGAACAAATTCCGCTTTTTCTTGATGAAGCCGCACAGGCGCTCAGTGCTCCAGTAAAAGTATGTCCGTATTCGCTGCCTGGAAGTAAAGAACTCGCTAAAGCCTGCGCAAATGCGCTCTCCCATGGAGAAAATGCCTGCCTTCTAAAATCACACGGCGCAGTCTGCATTGGCCGCACACAGAAAGAAGCATTCAAAGCAGCCAAAGTTCTCGAAATGACATCTGAAATTTATTGGCGTATCCGTGCAATCGGAAAGATGCCGGATCCTCTCGACCCAAATGATATTGCTGCGATGCGCCATTTTGCACTTTACAATTACGGACAGCAAAATTAA
- a CDS encoding purine-nucleoside phosphorylase, whose translation MTVFQKLERCFQSVENKIPFVPKVALILGSGLGDYGDYVKMEGTIDYHEIEGFPVSTVPGHKGRFLFAHIGKVPVVMMQGRVHYYEGYSMQDVVLPTRLMRRLGAEILFLTNAAGSVNPDFCAGDFMLIKDQISDFVPSPLIGKNPDELGPRFPDMSEIYDRDLQELLKKEAENLGISLREGTYLQFTGPNFESPAEVRMARVLGADAVGMSTACEAVAANHMGMKICGISFISNLGCGIGDHPLSHQEVGEAAKIAAPRFRKLVTAGITAMGETVLQK comes from the coding sequence ATGACTGTTTTTCAAAAATTAGAACGCTGTTTTCAAAGCGTAGAGAATAAAATTCCGTTTGTCCCAAAAGTAGCTTTGATTCTGGGTTCCGGATTAGGTGATTACGGAGATTATGTAAAGATGGAGGGAACAATCGATTATCATGAGATCGAAGGGTTTCCGGTGTCTACCGTTCCCGGACATAAAGGGCGCTTTTTATTTGCCCATATTGGAAAAGTCCCCGTCGTGATGATGCAGGGAAGAGTTCATTATTATGAAGGATATTCTATGCAGGACGTAGTATTGCCGACGCGTTTGATGAGACGACTTGGTGCGGAAATTCTGTTTCTCACAAATGCTGCGGGCAGTGTAAATCCGGATTTTTGTGCGGGTGATTTTATGCTGATTAAAGATCAGATTTCGGATTTTGTGCCGTCTCCGTTGATTGGAAAGAATCCGGACGAGCTAGGTCCCCGTTTCCCTGATATGAGCGAAATTTATGATCGGGATTTACAGGAGCTTCTGAAAAAGGAAGCCGAAAATCTTGGAATTTCGCTTCGGGAAGGGACCTACCTTCAGTTTACCGGCCCCAATTTTGAGAGTCCTGCTGAGGTTCGTATGGCACGCGTTTTGGGTGCAGATGCGGTTGGAATGAGTACCGCTTGTGAGGCAGTTGCTGCCAATCATATGGGAATGAAGATCTGTGGGATTTCGTTTATCTCGAATCTTGGGTGCGGAATCGGAGACCATCCGCTTTCTCATCAAGAAGTAGGAGAGGCGGCTAAAATTGCGGCGCCCCGGTTTAGAAAATTGGTGACGGCCGGGATTACTGCTATGGGAGAGACTGTTTTGCAGAAATAA
- the mtnA gene encoding S-methyl-5-thioribose-1-phosphate isomerase: MKFQYPENVALNESETAVVILDQSILPNETRFLTLLTPESCYEAIQKLRVRGAPAIGIFAGYALYILSKTIRADSFPVFFQKLCEVGSYLNSSRPTAVNLSWAIKRMEKTAEKNQEKSIAEIIAILGKEAHAIQQEDIDMCHSISEYGLSLFKEGDGLLTHCNAGPLATSLYGTALGPMLLAKERGRNFHVFSDETRPLLQGARLTSYELQKAGIDVTLICDNMASLVMKNGWVNACFVGCDRVAANGDVANKIGTSGVAILAKHYGIPFYVLGPTSTIDLSCKSGDDIRIELRDPEEIREKWYREPMAPEHVKCYNPAFDVTDHTLITAIVTESGICRPPFTESLKKACQTSKYQSAR; this comes from the coding sequence ATGAAATTTCAGTATCCGGAGAATGTTGCACTGAATGAATCGGAAACGGCAGTGGTGATCTTAGACCAGAGCATTTTGCCCAATGAAACCCGCTTTTTAACGCTCTTAACACCGGAATCATGCTATGAGGCAATCCAAAAGCTTCGGGTTCGGGGGGCTCCGGCGATCGGGATTTTTGCGGGATATGCACTCTATATCCTCTCTAAGACAATTCGTGCGGATTCCTTTCCTGTATTTTTTCAAAAGCTTTGTGAAGTTGGTTCCTATCTCAATTCCTCGCGGCCAACAGCGGTTAATCTGAGTTGGGCGATTAAGCGAATGGAAAAGACTGCCGAAAAGAATCAAGAAAAATCGATTGCTGAAATTATTGCCATATTAGGGAAAGAGGCTCATGCCATTCAACAGGAAGATATCGATATGTGCCATTCTATTTCGGAATATGGACTTTCGCTTTTTAAAGAAGGGGATGGCCTTCTGACTCATTGTAATGCAGGACCTTTGGCAACTTCCCTTTATGGAACGGCGTTAGGACCGATGCTTCTCGCAAAAGAAAGGGGCAGAAATTTTCACGTCTTTTCGGATGAGACAAGACCTCTTTTGCAGGGAGCCCGACTTACGAGTTACGAACTGCAGAAAGCGGGCATTGATGTAACGCTGATCTGTGATAATATGGCTTCTCTGGTGATGAAAAATGGTTGGGTAAATGCCTGTTTTGTCGGTTGTGACCGAGTCGCAGCAAATGGGGATGTCGCCAATAAAATTGGAACAAGCGGAGTGGCAATTCTTGCAAAGCATTATGGCATTCCTTTTTATGTGCTCGGACCTACTTCTACCATTGATCTTTCCTGCAAGAGCGGAGATGATATTCGGATTGAACTGCGTGATCCGGAAGAAATTCGTGAAAAGTGGTATCGGGAACCGATGGCGCCGGAGCATGTAAAATGCTATAATCCGGCGTTTGATGTGACAGATCATACGCTGATTACTGCGATTGTAACGGAAAGCGGAATTTGCCGCCCGCCTTTTACAGAGAGTTTAAAAAAAGCATGTCAAACTTCTAAATATCAATCTGCGAGATAA
- a CDS encoding amidohydrolase — protein MKIRIRNVKIETMEEGKSVFLGELRTNDDQITYVGPEKEDEESFDRTIDGRGNLILPGFKNAHTHSPMTFLRSYADDLPLLDWLNQQVFPMEAQLRKKDIGPLTKLAILEYLTSGITACFDMYLFPKEAAQAAVESGFRMVLCGSVNDFTSSPEELSEDHKTFNHFDPLITHQLGFHAEYTTAPERMKKIAKLAYEFEAPVYVHNSESVSEVEQCKKRTGMTPTAFMDSLHLFDFGGGGFHCVHMTPQDLDICVKRGISVITNPASNAKLASGIAPLCEMEKKKINLAIGTDGPASNNCLDMFREMFLTTALQKLSLNDASAMDANTVLRMATVGGAKAMRLSNCETLSPGQQADLIMIDLHQPNMQPENNLLKNLVYSGSKQNVKMTMVAGRILYEDGKFSIGEDPEKIYQQANEIIAEKKEMAEQAAKNK, from the coding sequence ATGAAAATTCGGATACGAAATGTAAAAATAGAAACCATGGAAGAGGGAAAATCTGTATTTCTCGGAGAACTTCGGACAAATGATGATCAAATTACTTATGTCGGTCCGGAAAAAGAGGATGAAGAATCTTTTGACCGTACGATCGACGGCAGAGGAAATCTGATTCTGCCTGGATTCAAAAATGCGCATACCCATTCTCCGATGACCTTCTTGCGTTCTTATGCGGATGATTTACCGCTTTTAGATTGGCTCAATCAGCAGGTGTTTCCGATGGAGGCACAGCTCCGAAAAAAAGATATTGGCCCACTTACTAAACTTGCCATTCTGGAATATCTAACAAGCGGGATTACGGCATGCTTTGATATGTATCTTTTTCCGAAAGAGGCAGCACAGGCTGCTGTTGAGAGCGGATTTCGAATGGTCCTCTGCGGCAGTGTCAATGATTTTACCAGCAGTCCCGAAGAACTTTCAGAAGACCATAAGACGTTTAATCATTTTGACCCGTTAATCACGCATCAGTTGGGATTTCACGCGGAATATACCACTGCTCCGGAACGTATGAAAAAGATTGCAAAATTGGCATATGAATTTGAGGCACCGGTTTATGTGCATAATTCTGAGAGCGTTTCTGAGGTGGAGCAGTGTAAAAAAAGGACCGGGATGACGCCGACCGCTTTTATGGATAGTCTCCATTTGTTCGATTTCGGCGGGGGCGGATTCCATTGTGTCCATATGACGCCTCAGGATCTTGATATTTGCGTAAAGCGCGGAATTTCAGTCATTACGAATCCGGCTTCCAACGCAAAGCTTGCCAGCGGAATTGCTCCGCTGTGCGAGATGGAAAAGAAAAAGATTAATCTTGCGATTGGAACGGACGGACCAGCCAGCAATAACTGCCTTGATATGTTCCGAGAGATGTTCTTGACGACGGCATTGCAGAAGCTTTCACTGAATGACGCCTCTGCAATGGATGCCAATACGGTTCTTCGCATGGCAACGGTAGGCGGTGCAAAAGCCATGCGGCTGTCAAATTGTGAAACACTTTCTCCGGGACAGCAGGCCGATTTAATCATGATTGATCTTCATCAGCCAAATATGCAGCCCGAGAATAACCTTTTAAAGAATCTGGTTTACAGCGGCAGTAAACAAAATGTAAAGATGACAATGGTTGCTGGAAGAATTCTTTACGAAGATGGAAAATTTTCAATTGGAGAAGATCCGGAGAAAATTTATCAGCAAGCAAATGAAATTATCGCCGAAAAAAAAGAAATGGCAGAACAGGCCGCAAAAAATAAATAA
- a CDS encoding folate family ECF transporter S component: MKNHSTLIRLTTIAFLVALDIILGRFCSISTPIARIGFGFIPASLLGFLFGPLVGGLGCAVADILGTFLFPTGAYFPGITLTSFLAGALYGLILHKRPISWLRSLTAAFCVCTTQLLLNSFWLSMITDTSLAALLSVRFIKSAVMVPVITMGIELLYPRLIPIAQKHLSN; the protein is encoded by the coding sequence ATGAAAAATCATTCCACGCTGATCCGGCTGACTACAATCGCATTTCTTGTAGCGCTGGATATCATTCTCGGTCGGTTTTGTTCCATCAGCACCCCAATCGCCCGAATCGGGTTTGGCTTTATCCCTGCTTCTTTATTGGGCTTTCTTTTTGGCCCTTTGGTGGGTGGCCTTGGATGTGCTGTTGCAGATATCCTTGGAACTTTTCTTTTTCCGACCGGTGCTTATTTTCCCGGAATCACACTGACCAGTTTTCTCGCAGGCGCTCTTTATGGGCTGATCCTTCATAAACGCCCGATCTCTTGGCTGCGCTCCCTGACCGCCGCTTTCTGTGTCTGCACCACACAGCTGCTTCTTAACAGCTTCTGGCTTTCGATGATCACAGATACTTCCCTTGCAGCGCTGCTCTCTGTTCGCTTTATCAAGAGTGCCGTTATGGTACCAGTTATCACAATGGGCATTGAGCTTTTATATCCGCGACTGATTCCAATCGCCCAAAAGCATCTTTCTAATTAA
- a CDS encoding type IV pilus twitching motility protein PilT: protein MKIEELLTQAVTKSCSDVFIISHLPVTFKCNGKFTHANKTLLSPQETKELITQIYVLAENRKMDSLLQTGDDDFSFSINGLGRFRANTYRQRGSLAAVIRIIFFQLPDPAKLGIPDQVMKLSELTSGLVLVTGPAGNGKSTTLACLIDRINKTRSGHIITMEDPIEYIHRHNQCIVSQREVASDTKNYVTALRAALRQAPNVLLLGEMRDLDTIETAMTAAETGQLIFSTLHTNNAVSTIDRIIDVFPTNQQHQIRLQLSMVLKAVVSQQLLPSVDGGMVPAFEIMICNLAVQNMIREEKVHQLDSVIFSGTKEGMISMDTSIFNLCKAGKITKRIALERCFDRDSMEAHLKKINFFV, encoded by the coding sequence ATGAAAATTGAAGAACTGCTCACACAAGCTGTTACAAAATCTTGTTCTGATGTGTTTATTATTTCTCATCTGCCGGTCACATTTAAATGTAATGGGAAGTTTACCCATGCAAATAAAACGCTTCTCTCTCCGCAGGAAACAAAAGAACTGATTACTCAGATTTATGTTCTTGCAGAAAACCGAAAAATGGATTCTCTTCTGCAAACCGGAGATGATGATTTTTCGTTTTCCATTAATGGCTTAGGTCGGTTTCGGGCAAACACCTATCGTCAGCGTGGTTCTCTTGCTGCCGTGATCCGCATCATTTTCTTTCAGCTGCCGGACCCAGCGAAACTGGGCATTCCGGACCAAGTAATGAAACTAAGCGAACTAACTAGCGGGCTGGTACTTGTTACAGGCCCTGCCGGGAATGGAAAATCCACGACACTTGCCTGTTTAATCGATCGAATTAACAAAACCCGCAGCGGCCATATTATTACAATGGAAGACCCGATTGAATATATTCACCGCCATAATCAATGTATTGTCTCTCAGCGGGAGGTCGCTTCCGATACCAAAAACTATGTAACTGCTCTGCGCGCCGCACTTCGGCAAGCACCAAACGTTCTGCTTCTGGGGGAAATGCGCGATCTCGATACAATCGAAACGGCTATGACTGCCGCAGAAACCGGACAGCTGATTTTTTCCACTCTGCATACCAATAACGCCGTCAGCACAATCGACCGCATCATCGACGTTTTCCCTACCAATCAGCAGCATCAAATCCGCTTACAGCTTTCGATGGTGCTCAAGGCCGTTGTTTCACAGCAGCTTCTCCCCTCTGTCGATGGTGGGATGGTGCCAGCCTTTGAAATTATGATCTGTAATCTGGCTGTACAAAATATGATTCGCGAAGAAAAAGTTCATCAACTGGATTCTGTTATTTTCTCCGGTACTAAAGAAGGAATGATCTCAATGGATACCAGCATTTTTAATCTTTGCAAAGCTGGTAAAATCACCAAAAGGATTGCTCTGGAACGCTGTTTTGATCGAGATTCTATGGAGGCTCACCTCAAAAAAATTAACTTTTTTGTTTAA